Below is a window of Parafrankia irregularis DNA.
CGCCGGCGGCAGCACCCACCTGATATGGCGCGGGCAGCGGCTGCGGCTGACCCGCCCCTGGGTTGCCGACGTGCTCGGCTTCGGCGATGTGCGGCCGACCCCGGTCGACCCGGTCTGGCTGGCGCTGGTGCCGGCGGGGCCGGAACTGGGCCCGCCGGCCGTCGACGGCCGGGGCTCGCCGGGCTGGGCCATCAGCGGGCGGCCCAGCAGGGTCGGTGATCTGTTCACCTCCGTCATCGACGGCGGGACGACCACCCGCTACATGATGTTGTCCGGCGGGCTGGCGGTGCTCACCCCGGTGCAGTTCGCGCTCGCCCGCGCCGAGGCCGGCGGCACCCCGCCCCAGGAGCTGACCCCCGCCGATCTCGCCAGCGGACCGAGAAGCATGGTGCCCGCGCCCTGGGACGCCCTCCCGGCCCAGCCACCGGTCGTTCGCTACCTCATGCCGGATCAGGCGGTCTGCGTCGAGTCGGGCGGCGCGGCCCCCCGAGCACCGCTGGACGTCGTGACGGCACCGACCCCACCCGTACCCGGCAGCGTCACGGACCGGGGTGTCGCGGTGCGCGTCGCGGCCGGCGGTGGTGCCCTGGTCATCGCGCAGCCCGTCCCGCCCGGCGCGACCGGCCTCGACGCGGTGACCGGCGTGTTCGTCGACGGCAGCGGAACGGCGTACCCGCTCAGCGGGCGCGCGATGCGCGCGCTGGGTTACAGCGCGGGCCAGGCCGTCGCCAGCCCCTGGCAGCTGCTGCCGCTGCTGCCCGTCGGACCCCGTCTCACCGTGCCCGCGGAAGACACGACCGCCGAGTCCCCCGAAGGCACGACCGCAGGGTCCGCGCAAGGCACGACCACAGCGTCCGCGGAAGGCACCGGCCCGGAGGCAGCGCAGCACCCGCCCGCGGCCGGTTCCGTCGCCGCGCCCGGTTCCGCCGCCCGGTCCATCACGAGCCCGCCCGTCTCCTAGCCCGAACGAGCCCGCCCCGTCCCGTCGCGCCCACTCCTCTCACCACCGCCACTCACCGCCACACCGTCAGAAGATCCAGTGCCGCCAGCAGAGAGGCAGCGTCATGCCCAATCCCGCTCTCATCTCCGACGAAGCCAGCACCGTCGCGATGATCACAGCGTTCGACAACTGCCAGGACGAATGCGCCGCCATCCAGAACGCCATCGACTCCGCGGCCTCGCAGCTCTTCAGCCCCGCCGGATGGCAGGGCGTCGCGGCCGCCAAGTACCGCGACGCGCTCAGTGGCTGGCAGGCCGGTTTCAACAAGGTTCAGCAGGGCCTGAACATGCTGAACGAGTCGATGGTCGTCTACGCGAACACCACGACCAGCGTCGAGGACAACAACGCCATGATCGGTTCGGGCTGGGCGGAGGGCCTCACCTGAGGCTCGCGGGCCTGCCGGTGTACGGGATTTCCGGACCTCTGATCCGGATCCCCTCCTCCCGTTCTCCGGTTCCCCGAACCCGGGCACCGGACATCCGTCCACCACAACCCCTGTGAGGCAGTGATGGCCACCTATCAGTTCAACCCGAACGGCGCTCTGGACACCGCGGCCGAACTGGATTTCGTCACCGGCAGGATCCGGGAGTCGCTGAACCAGCTGATGACCAGCGTCACGAAGTTCGCGCAGATGAACTCCGGCGCCGCGCCGGACAACTACGCGACGGCCCAGCAGTACTGGAACACCGGGCAGCAGGAGATGGAAGCCTCCCTCGTCATCGGCAAGGCAAAGCTCGAGGAAATCCACAACCAGTACGTGCTGGGCGACAACCGCAGCGCCGCGGTCTTCGGCGGGCTGGTCTGAGTCAAGGCGCCACCGGCCCGGGCGCCCCTGCGTCGGTGCCGGCACCGGGAATCCGCGGTGCCGGCACCGACGCAGGACGCATTGTTGCGGCCGCCTGGAACACATAGGCCCGAGCACCTCGGTGGCCTCCGACCGCCGGCCACCCATCACTCGGCAACCACATGGGGCACACCACACAGCGCACAGGGAGACATCCGTGGGTGATGAGTTCACCATCGTCGTCGACGAAGCCACGCTCAAGCGACTCAAAGGCGAGTACCAGGCACTGCTCACTGACATCGACCTGCGGATGAACTACTACAAGTGGACCCCCCAATCCACCACGGCGGTGAGCCTCGGCACCGCCTTCCCGCTGCGGCTCGGCGGCTCCGGCTTCACCGAGGCGGTCGGCCTCGCGCAGGGAGTGGAGCTGGTGCGGCAGAACCTCGTCGAACGGGTGAACAACCTCTACACCCACGCGACGAACCTGCGCTGGGGCCTGGAGTACCTCCTGGAGGAGGCCGAGAGGACCGAGGGCGAGAACGTCACGACCATGACCGCGGGCGAGTTCAGCTCCTACATGCCCGGCGAGTCGTCGACCACTGGTGCAGGCACGACAGGCCTAGGCGGCGCAGGCACCGGCACCGGCTACACGGGCGTCGGCGCCACGGGCGTGGGAGGTACGGGTGCGGGTTCGGGAGGCACGGGCGGCACGGGTTCGGGCACGACCTCCAGCACGACCGGAGCCTGAGCTATGGCCATCGCCGGGAAGATCGAGGACATCCTGCAGAACGTCCTCGGGTACACCCTGGGATCGGGCAGCGGTGCCACCCTAAGCCTCGCCGGATCCCCGGGCGCATCGTCGACGACCAGCTCGACCGCCGCCCCCTCAACCGCCGGCGGGTCCGTCGACGCCGGCCTGCGGCCCGACACCGTGCGAGCCACCGGGCCCGCCTGGCTGATCCCCGACGAACGTGTGGAGGGCTACCACGCCGGCGGCAGCTGGAAGCCGGGTTTCCACAAGAACGCGCTTACCTTCTGGCGGTGGATGGAGGGTGACAACAACACACATGCCGAATACCTCACCGTCTGGGTCGGCGCACGGGACCCGTCGGCAGGTGGCGAACGGAACTCGACCACCGCGGACACCGCCAGCAACGCACTCCTCGACGTCGGGAAGGCCTGGAAGGCCGTATCGGAGACCCTCCCGAACCTCGCCGGGCCCGGAACCCACTTCGATCCGGACACCCTGGGCGAGGTAGGGCTGGCTCTGAAAGGCATCGGGGAATGGGCGGGCGCCGTCTTCGCCGACCTTGACAACGACATCGCCCGCATTGATACGAAGAAGGACAATTTCGCCGGGTCGGCCGCGGAGGCGTTCCGGAACCGGGTCCTCGCGGCGCAGGCCGGCCTCACCGACGTTCTCGACCAGTCGAAGACATGGCTGACGCCGATAAGCGACGCGGTCGGGAGCGCGGCGGCGTTCGTCCACCAGCTCGATCTGGACCGGAAATACTGGATGGGAGAAAATGTCGGGGATGGCCGCCCGCCCATCGGCGGACCGCCCAAGGTGTGGGTGCAACCCTGGGATCTGATCGTCGCCTTGTTCAACAACTCACAGGTGTACGAGACCTGGGATCCAGGCGGATACTCGCTCGAAGGAAACCGGAACCATTCCGGTGGCCTGTGGGAGACGGGGCGTATACGCGGCGGCGAGGGCTACCTCCACGGATGGCGGGAGATGTACATCCGGTTTCCCGAGTGGAGCGGCCTGACCACCGAATACGCTGTTCTCCGGCAACCGTCGTGGATAGCGGCGGACATCGACGTGCGCAAGGCGTGGGCCGACCGCGTCCAGAGCAGTTTCAAGCCGAGTCTGGACAAGGCGCAGGACATGGTCGCGAAGTTCGCCGCGGCACAGACCGCCGTCAGGCTGGGCCGTATGCCACCGCCCCGTCCGCCCCGGCCGCCGAAGACCACGGAGCTCGCCGGGGGGCTGGGGAACCAGGATCTCGACAAATACCTGGACAGCCTCGAGGAAGAGATCAACAAGGCCCTCAAGGACCTGAACGACAGGATCAATCTGGTCGCCGGCGGGGCGAACGAGAACGCCACCAAGATCTACGATGACCTGAACAAGCTCAAGGAGGAGATCAACAAGGAGCTCAGCGGGATCACCGGGAAATACAACGACTCTCTCGACGACGTCAACAAGAACATCAACGACCAGGTCAAGAATCTCAACAACGGCGTCAACAAGGAGCTAGACAAGCTCTACGAGAATCTCGGCGCGTCCGGCGCGAACAACGGCCTCGGTGGACTGGGCGGGCCCGGCGGGGGCGGAACCGGCGGTGGCTACGAGCTCCTGCCCATGCCGCAGAATCTCGGCGGTGGAAGCGGCTCCACCAACGGCCTCGGTGATCTCAGCGGACTGGGTGGAACCGGCGCGGGCGGAACCGGCGGCGGCTACGAACTCCTGCCCATGCCACCGATCGCGGGCGTCACCAGCGGGCTCGGCTCGTCCGGGCTGTCCGATCTCGGCGATCTGAACACTCAGCAACTCGGGGCGCTCCAGCAGGCCGGCCTGCTGAGCGGAACACGACTGACCCCGGCGCAGTCCGCCGCCCTGCGGGAGGCGGGTCTCGACACCGACGCCACCACTCTCGGTGAGCTCAGCCCGGCGCAGCTGAAGGAGCTCCAGGCACGCGGCCTCCTGGACGACGTCCCGCTGACGTCGTCCGGCCTTGAGGCCTTGGGCGTGAGCGGGCTGCTCGACCCATCGCCCGCCACGTTGAACAACCTGGGTGACCTGAGCCCGGCGCAGCTCACCCAGCTCGGGTCCTCCGGCCTGCTCGACAACGTGCCGATCACCGCCGACCAGCTCGGCCAGCTGCGCGCCGACGGCCTGCTCGGCCCCACGTCCCAGGGCATCGGCACGCTGGGCGACCTGAACCCGACCCAGCTACAGGCGCTGAACGACGCCGGGCTGCTCGACTCCGTCCCGCTCAGCCAGCAGCAGCTCGGTGCGCTGCAGCAGTCCGGTCTGGTTCAGTCCGGACAGGGCCTCGCCGGCGCGCAGACACCGTTCGTGTCCCAGTCAGGCGTGACCAGCGGCCTGAACGGCCTGAACGTGCCCGACCTCAGCGCTCCCACCTCCGCCTTCCCCACCCAGATCGACGGGCTCGACGTCACCACGCCGACCTTCGACTCCGGTGTCAACGTCGGCGACATCCGTCAGCCCCTGTTCCAGACCCTTCCCGACGCGTCCACCAGCGGCTTCGGGGTCACCAGCGGGTTCGGGACGAACGG
It encodes the following:
- the eccB gene encoding type VII secretion protein EccB produces the protein MQSRRDQVDAQRYLLTRLSAALVRADPDTLDPLGRRDVRGLVGGTVLAAVVLGVVALWALISGSGSTEWRNPRTLIIEKGTGSRFLLLDGELRPVPNIASARLLTGGVVTPQVVPASRLKGTPRGTPIGIDGGPDLLPAAGALNRGVWRVCSGPGSGAGPAAVLDIGVAAAPQPDRPGTREALLVSAGGSTHLIWRGQRLRLTRPWVADVLGFGDVRPTPVDPVWLALVPAGPELGPPAVDGRGSPGWAISGRPSRVGDLFTSVIDGGTTTRYMMLSGGLAVLTPVQFALARAEAGGTPPQELTPADLASGPRSMVPAPWDALPAQPPVVRYLMPDQAVCVESGGAAPRAPLDVVTAPTPPVPGSVTDRGVAVRVAAGGGALVIAQPVPPGATGLDAVTGVFVDGSGTAYPLSGRAMRALGYSAGQAVASPWQLLPLLPVGPRLTVPAEDTTAESPEGTTAGSAQGTTTASAEGTGPEAAQHPPAAGSVAAPGSAARSITSPPVS
- a CDS encoding WXG100 family type VII secretion target produces the protein MPNPALISDEASTVAMITAFDNCQDECAAIQNAIDSAASQLFSPAGWQGVAAAKYRDALSGWQAGFNKVQQGLNMLNESMVVYANTTTSVEDNNAMIGSGWAEGLT
- a CDS encoding WXG100 family type VII secretion target; translated protein: MATYQFNPNGALDTAAELDFVTGRIRESLNQLMTSVTKFAQMNSGAAPDNYATAQQYWNTGQQEMEASLVIGKAKLEEIHNQYVLGDNRSAAVFGGLV